Genomic segment of Vibrio celticus:
AACTACAGTTGAGGTTCGATAGCAGAGTCGCTTGCTCACTGGTTTCGACACCTTCAGCAACCACGGTCAAATCGAGAGATTTACCTAGATTGATGATATTTTCAATCACTGTAATTTGCTTTGGTAGGGTATCGATATCCGAGATGAAAGCTCGGTCAATCTTAAGTTCATCAATCGGGAAGCGAGCAAGGTAAGACAGTGAAGAGTAACCAGTACCGAAATCATCAATGGAGAGAGCAAAGCCGAGTTTCTTGATGGCGTTAAGCATTTGAAGTGTGTGTTCACTATCACTCATTACCGCGCTTTCCGTTAGCTCGAACGTAATCGCACTTGGATCAAGCTCGGTCGAACGCAGCAATTTTTCCATGTAATCAATCAGCTTTGGATTCCCAAACTGTTCTGGAGATAGGTTGATCGCGACACGACCTGGAAGGATACCTTGCATCTTCCAGCGTTTAACCGTAGCAAATACTTCGCGCATCACCACTCTACCAAGTTGTTCGATAAGACCAGCTCTCTCCGCTACAGGAATGAACGCGGCCGGGCTGATATAACCTTCGACAGGATGCTTCCAACGTACCAGAGCTTCAGCGCCGTTGATGGTGAAATCACGGGCATTCACTTTCGGTTGATACCAAACCTCTAGTCCATTTTGTTGCAGCGCTTTTTGTAGCTCTATCTCAAGCCACAGTCGCATGCGCGCTTCTTTGTTCATCTGTTCGTTGAACTTGATCAGGCGGTTGCGACCACGATCTTTGGCTTCATACATTGCTGTGTCTGCATTTTGCAGCAAGATACGAGCATCAGTACCATCTTGAGGAAAGCTCACGCTACCAATCGAACAGGCTAAGCGTTTGCTAAAGTGGTGAAGATCGAAGGGTTGATTGATCAGAGATATGATCTTTTCAGCGAGCATTTCAGGTGTTCGTTGATGTTCAGGTTCTGGCAGGATAATACCAAACTCATCCCCGCCTAAATGCCCAATCACGGCCTTACGAGGCAGTAGGCGTTTAAGGCGCGAAGCGACCTCTTTTATCACCTTGTCACCGATGTGATGACCAAGTGAGTCATTGATATTCTTAAAGTTATCAATATCTAGATAGAGCATCACCACCTGCGTATCGTTGTGAATGAACTGCTCAAGACGCTTAGTAAACCCAACTCGGTTGTAGAGCTTGGTCAGTGCATCGATGTAGGCATCTTCACTGTTTGCCGGTGTATATTGTTTTGCGGTTTCTTGTGCGTCTTGGATAAGCACCAGCTGAGTGTTGCTTCCAAGAACGGTGGTGGAGTCGATGTTGAGCTGAACTTTACGTTCAAAGCCGCATCGGGCACCTGTTAAGCAAACCAAACCAGATTCAGAAATAATAGAGCTGAGGTTATTACTAAAGACTGTTTTGGTTTGTTCATCGATAAATAGGCGTCCCAACTCTTCGCCAATTAACTCTGTGGTTGAGTTAAAGCCAAGCAAGCGCGCTGCTGCTGGGTTGGATGACAAGATGTAGTCACTTTCAACGAGCAGTAATCCGTCTGGGAGTAGTTGAGATAGTTTGTGGAATTTGGCTTCAGACTCTTCTAAAGAACGGACAAGTACTTGGTTTTCTGATGTGTCAAAGGCGTGAAAGACGATGTAGTCGGTTTTGTTGCCATTGGTAAGCGGAGATAGGCTGAAATGAAGGCTGGTATCGAGGTCAGTTTCGTTGAGGGTGACTTCGGCCTCAATCGTTTCGCCACTGAATGCACGCTCATAGTAAGGCTTGAGATGTTGGTAGAACTGTTCGCCCAATGTTTGGCGGTCATTCATGCCTGCAAGCTCTGTTTGACTCAAACCAGCAATATCGCAGTAACGCTCATTCACCATAAAATAGTTATGTTGAGCATCAAGTACTGCAAAAAAGAACGGACTATTTGCAGTTAGCTGGGTAAACCAATGTTGTAGTTGCTGGGGAGGCATCAAAGTACTACCAATTCTCCAAGAGCTTGAATATTCACTATCGATAAATATTTATTACTTTTTGTGTGGCTATCGATATTTACCTGTGAGTGCAGCGATCCGCTGTAATTCTCATTACCTGAGTTACTATAACTGTGATTTTCAGGATATTAAAGGTCGAGTATCAAACAGAAGTTAATTTGATACATAACAGTAACTGAGATCTCAACATCATCTATGATGCATTCCATATTATTGACAAAGTTACGGATAAGTCACGTGATAAACAAGATTCGCACTCAACTAGTTCAAAATGCCGCATCAATTTTGCGATCTCCAGTCCAGTTATTGCCTAAAACAGTACAAAAAAAAGCCTTATTGGAGGCGCTTAAGAATGTCTTCAAGGAAGCTTTAGAGGACGGTGACTTTGAGTTTTTAGAAGACAAATGGCTGAAAGTCTCAATAAAAGACATGGGGTTAAGTTGGTGTATTAGCTACAAAAATGAGCAACTGGTTGTAGCTGATGAAGAGGTGGCTGAAGATGTAAGCTTTAGCGGCAATCTTAACGATCTTGTGTTGATTGCGGGGCGTAAAGAAGACCCAGATACGCTTTTCTTCCAACGTAGACTGTCTATTGAAGGCGATACCGAGCTCGGTTTAGAAGTCAAAAACTTGATGGATAGCGTAGATTTGGACTTATTGCCGACTCCTATGAAAACTTTGTTAAATCAATTAGCTGATTTTGTGCAGAAGGGAGTACAATCCCCAGATACACAAAGTGAGGTAATGAATGCTTATTCGAACTGAAGCACCGGCAGATATACTTGTCATTGATCGTTTATTGAAATCTGTTTTTGAAACAGATGCAGAAGCTAACTTGGTTATGAGCTTGCGTGAGAATAGCCATTTAACGCTATCGCTGGTGGCTTGTTCTGATGAAGGCGAGGTGGTTGGTCACCTGATGTTTAGCCCTATCACTCTTGATGGCGACGATCATAACTGGCAAGGGCTTGCGCCTCTCGCTGTGAAAGAAGAGTTCCGCAATCAAGACATTGCCAAATCTCTAGTTGAAGATGCGTTTTCCACTTTGGTTGATTTTGGTTACCCAGCTTGCGTTGTGCTTGGTGACCCTGCTTATTACAGCCGCTTTGGTTTCAAGGCTGCGAGCGAGTTTGGCCTGAGTTGTGTTTGGGATGTGCCTGAAGGTGCTTTCCAAGCGATCGAATTGGTAGACGGTGCATTTACTGGACATGCTGGTGAGATTGCTTACAGCCCAGAGTTCAACGACTTATAAGCTGATTTATCACGCAATAAGATACAAACTGATTTAGTCTAAATAAAGGAGCTTGATGCTCCTTTATTTTTTGTTAGTATCAGCCCAGTTCTAATAAGTGTTCTTTCAATAGAGGCAGCTTTCACAAAACTAGTTCTAACAAACTTCTTGTTTCAATAAACTTTGGCTCCAATAAACTTAAGGTTACTACCGCTAGATATGTCACAAACACACGCGCAATACCTACAAGAGATGGGCATTAGCCAATGGGAACTAAGTCACCCAGAGCGTTTAGCAGGTTATGAATCTGAATTGACTCCGCTCTCGAACGATTGCAAGTTACTGTTGGTTTCGCCTGAAAAACCTCAGGAAGATCTCGCCGTGATGTTTGAGCGAGTACTCAAAAGTATCAAACTCGACTTATCTCAGGCTTTACACCTTCAACCGCAACACTTGTCTACTGTGGATTTAGGTTCGGTTGAGTGGGTATGGTTTGCTGGTTGTGAGTCGCCTCAAGAGCTGAAGGCTAAAACACTTCAATCGCCATTACTGTCTGACATTAACGGTAACACCCAACACCGCCGCGACTTATGGCAACAAATTTGTGCTTATGACTAATCAATTTTTACCGACTTCACAACAACACCTAGATGCCATTTGGCAGATAGAGCAGGCCGCGCATTCTCACCCTTGGTCTGAAAACATGATCCGAGATCTTGATAGCCGAGGCGCTTGTCATCATGTGCTTGAAGTCGATGGGCAAGTGGTCGGGTACTTCTTCGCGCAGAATATCGTTGGCGAAGTCACGCTGCTTAATATTGCGGTAGACCCAAGCCAGCAAGGCAAAGGGTATGGAAAAGCGTTAACGGAACATTTCCTTGATATGTGCGAACAAGCTGACGCAGAAAGCGCTTGGCTAGAAGTTCGCGAAAGTAATGTGAATGCGTTTAATCTTTACGAAAAGGCCGGTTTTAATGAAGTTGATCGCCGTCGTAACTATTATCCAACCAAGCAAGGCAACGAAGACGCCATCATTATGAGCTATCTTTTTATGTCTTTTAGCTAGGGCGTGTTGATCTTTCGTGAGTGTTTTTTGAACAGCATGGTAAAGAGTTATAATTTGCTTCGCCAAAAGTAAAACCATAACCAATACCATGCCAAGAACAATGCTAACTGATATTCGCTGGGAACTGCTACTCCAAGTTATGAAAAGTACAGGTCGTATTTACGATAAAACTGAACATCGAATGACATTTGAAGGAATACTTTATCGAATGAGAACAGGTATTCCTTGGCGAGATCTACCCTCTGAGTTCGGAGAGTGGAGTACCGTTTACAGACGATTTAATCTTTGGTCAAAGAAAGGGATTTTAGATAATCTTTTCAAAAGCTTATCTAACATGGCTGATTTTGAATGGGTATTTCTTGATGGCTCTATAGTTAGAGCACATCAGCATAGTACAGGTGCAGCTACTGAAAGTTCAGAGCAAATAGGAAAAAGTCGCGGGGGCAACTCAACCAAAATTCACTTAGCCGTAGATAGTGGTGGCCTGCCGATTTGCTTTGATTTATCAGAGGGACAACGCCACGATATAGTGCATGCCGAAAGCTTAGTTGAGCAACTCGATGAAGTTAATACCATCGTTTGTGATAAAGGATATGACAGCGAACCTTTCCGTATTTTTGTTAAGGAACGTGGCGGAGAAACGGTAATTGCTAAACGCAATTACGGACAAGATATAGACAAAGACAGTATGGATTGGTGTTTATACAAGTATCGTCACTTGGTCGAAAATGCCTTTGGGAGAATTAAGCATTATCGAGCTATTTCAAGTAGATATGACAAGCTAGAAAGGAATTATGCCAGCATGTTATCGCTGGCATTCATGTTAATGTGGCTACCGATGTATTGTTGAACGCGAAATGTACAGCAAAGATCAACACGCCCTAGTCATACTGTAGCTTTTAGCTAAGCAGAGAGTACGCGAAAAATAGGGTGTAAACTGACCCTTTAGAAAGTGACACGCTTTCTGTATAATCCGCACACAGAATTCAAGGGCAAGTATTATCTACTTGCCCTTTTTACGCTTTAGATCAGCAAAGGGCGACTATGTCTTTCCAACAAGAAGTGAGCAAACGTAGAACGTTTGCGATTATCTCTCACCCGGATGCGGGTAAAACCACGATTACTGAAAAAGTTCTTTTATTCGGAAACGCGATTCAAAAAGCGGGTACCGTAAAAGGCCGTGGCTCTAACCAGCACGCTAAATCTGACTGGATGGAGATGGAAAAAGAACGTGGTATCTCGGTAACTACGTCGGTAATGCAATTCCCATACAATGATTGCCTAGTAAACCTACTAGATACTCCAGGACACGAAGATTTCTCGGAAGATACGTACCGTACGCTAACAGCGGTTGACTCTTGTTTGATGGTTATCGATGCTGCGAAAGGTGTCGAGGATCGTACTCGTAAACTAATGGAAGTAACACGTCTGCGTGATACGCCAATCGTAACGTTTATGAACAAACTTGACCGTGACGTTCGTGATCCAATGGAAGTGCTTGATGAAGTAGAGAGCGAGCTAGGTATGGCTTGTGCTCCAATCTCATGGCCAATTGGTTGTGGAAAAGAGTTTAAAGGTGTTTACCACATTCATCGTGATGAAACGATCTTGTATGAATCTGGCCACGGCCATGAGATCCAAGAAGTTCGCATCATCAAAGGTCTAGATAACCCTGAGCTAGATGAAGCGGTAGGTGCTGATCTTGCGGAAAGCGTACGTGAAGAGCTAGAGCTTGTTATCGGTGCTTGCCCTGAGTTTGATCACGAACTGTTCCTTGCGGGTGAACTAACGCCGGTTTACTTCGGTACTGCATTAGGTAACTTTGGTGTTGACCATATGCTTGATGGTCTAACGAAATGGGCTCCAGCGCCTCAAACGCGTCAAGCTAACGAGCGTGATGTTGAAGCGACAGAAGAGAAGTTTTCTGGCTTCGTATTTAAGATCCAAGCAAACATGGACCCTAAACACCGTGACCGTATCGCATTCATGCGTATCGTGTCGGGTACTTACAACCAAGGTATGAAGATGAACCATGTTCGTACTGGTAAGAGTGTAAGTATCTCTGATGCGGTAACCTTCATGGCGGGTGACCGTGCTCGTGCTGAGAAAGCATACGCGGGTGATATTATCGGTCTACATAACCACGGTACTATCCAGATTGGTGATACCTTTACTCAAGGTGAGAGCCTTAAGTTCGCTGGTATTCCTAACTTTGCACCTGAGCTATTCCGTCGTATCCGTCTACGCGATCCACTGAAGCAGAAGCAACTTCTAAAAGGCTTAGTGCAGCTTTCAGAAGAGGGCGCAGTACAAGTATTCCGTCCTATGCAGAACAACGACCTGATCGTTGGTGCGGTTGGTGTGCTTCAGTTCGACGTGGTTGTAGCGCGCTTGAAAGCGGAATACAACGTAGAAGCTATCTACGAAGGTGTTAACGTTGCAACAGCTCGCTGGGTTGAATGTGATGACGCTAAGAAACTAGAAGAATTCAAACGTAAGAACCAATCTAACCTTGCGCTAGATGGCGGTGACAACCTGTCTTACATCGCACCAACTATGGTGAACTTGAACCTTGCTTCTGAACGCTTCCCTGAAGTTCAGTTCCGAGCGACGCGCGAGCACTAATTTCTCCGCGATCTATTCGAGTTAAACAAAAACGTCTATTGTTCTGCAATAGGCGTTTTTTAATGCGTTTTATTTGAGGTTTAAAGGCTGAGGTTAGAAGCAGTTATGTTGGGTTGGATAAAAGCTTGGGTTAGGAAATACGATAAGTGGTGTGAAGAGCTTGGCTTAATGCCTGAGAACAAGCGCAGTTGTGTTGCTTATCGTCGTGATCCTCAAGGGAAACAAACAGAGAGTAGGGAAGATGACACAGCAAATAAGTGACTTTCCGCTGTTTGATACTCATTGCCATGCGGATTTTGAGGCGTTTGAGCAACATATTGTAATTGATCAGGGAACTACACTTGATCAAAGTATTGATGGCTATCTTAAAGAAGCAAAGCAAGCTCAAGTCGAGAAGTTAATCATCCCTTCTATTGGCCAAAGTAACTGGAGGAAGCTCGATGAAATCGCTCAATCTCACCCCAATGTTTACTATGCATTAGGCTTCCATCCTTACTTTTTAGAGCAGGCCAATGACGAACAATTTTCGGAACTTCGCCAATTACTCTCTTCAAAAAACAGCCAATGTGTCGCGATAGGTGAGTGCGGGCTCGACTTTTTTGTGGACGTTGAACGAGAGAAACAAGAGCGCTTTTTCATCCAACAAATGGAACTTGCCAAGGCGTTTGAGCTGCCTTTAATCATCCATGAGAGGAAGTCTTATAACCGACTTATCGAGCTAATAAAGCAGCATAAGTTCACCTTAGGTGGTGTGATTCACGGCTTTTCAGGGAGTGAACAGCAAGCTTTAGCGTGGATCAAGCTCGGTTTCTATATTGGCGTCGGTGGAACGATAACTTACCCGAGAGCGCAAAAAACACGCACAACCATGGCAAAATTGCCCCTTGAATGTCTGGTATTGGAAACGGATGCTCCGGACATGCCCCTGTATGGAAACCAAGGAAATGTTAATCATTCCAAATATTTAGTTACGATCTTAAATGAACTTTTTTTGCTTAGAAAAGAGCCAAAGCAATCGATTGCAGCGCAAATTTGGCAAAATAGCCATCGCGCATTCGGTATATGTGAATAAAACCGAAGGTTTTTGTTTATCGTTTGCGTAAATTGCACTGAGCTTGTGATTTGGCTCACATTTGCGTGTGAATGGTACATGAATCTTCTACGAAAGTGTGAGGACGGCATTACTTTATTAGTGGTCGCATGAGTATAATTGCCTCCGCTTTATAGCCCCATTTTGTAACACGCCAATAAATAACTAATAAGGAAGTCATAAACTATGAGCCTGTTTATGAGCCTAGTCGGAATGGTTGCACTGATCGCAATCGCAGTACTACTATCTGACAACCGCAAAGCTATTAATCTAAGAACAGTGGGTGGCGCTTTCGCTATCCAATTCGCACTTGGTGCATTCGTACTTTACATCCCTTGGGGTCGTGATCTACTTGCAGGTTTCTCTGCTGGTGTAGCAAACGTGATCGACTACGGTAAAGACGGTACTGGTTTCCTATTCGGCAGCCTAGTTAACTTTTCAGTTGACGGTATCGGTTTCATCTTTGCTTTCCAAGTACTACCAACTCTGATTTTCTTCTCTGCACTTATCTCTGTACTTTACTACATTGGTGTTATGCAAATTGTAATCAAAGTTCTTGGTGGTGGTCTTCAGAAAGCTCTAGGTACTTCTCGCGCCGAGTCTATGTCTGCAGCAGCAAACATCTTCGTTGGTCAAACTGAAGCACCTCTAGTTGTTCGTCCATTTGTTCCTAAAATGACTAACTCTGAACTATTCGCAGTAATGTGTGGTGGTTTGGCTTCTGTAGCTGGTGGTGTACTAGCAGGTTACGCATCTATGGGTGTACCTCTAGAGTACCTAGTTGCAGCGTCATTCATGGCAGCACCTGGTGGTCTACTATTCGCTAAAATCATCAAGCCTGAAACAGATACGCCAGACGACAACATCGCTGACGAAATGGACGGTGGCGATGACAAACCAGCTAACGTTATCGACGCAGCAGCAGGTGGCGCATCAGTTGGTCTACAACTAGCACTTAACGTTGGTGCAATGCTACTAGCATTCATCGGTCTAATTGCTCTAATCAACGGTATCCTAGGTGGCATCGGTGGTTGGTTCGGTATGGAAAACCTAACTCTAGAACTTCTTCTAGGTTGGATCTTCGCACCGCTAGCATTCATCATTGGTGTTCCATGGGAAGAAGCAACTATCGCTGGTTCTTTCATTGGTCAGAAGACAGTTGTTAACGAATTCGTTGCATACCTAAACTTCGTACCATACGTTGGTGAAAACGCTCAAGTTGTTGCAGCAACTGGTCAAGTGATGTCTGAGAAGACTCAAGCTATCATCGCATTCGCACTATGTGGTTTCGCAAACCTTTCTTCAATTGCGATTCTTCTAGGTGGTCTAGGTGGTATTGCACCAAGCCGTCGCCACGACATCGCACGTATGGGTGTTAAAGCGGTAATTGCTGGTACTCTATCTAACCTGATGGCAGCAACAATTGCTGGCTTCTTCCTGTCTTTCTAATTAGTTAGAAATCGATATATAGACGCCATAATAATATCGCCCCGTAGCAAGAAATTGCTGCGGGGCTTTTTTGTTTTTAGGCCTAGTGATTCTTTGGCATAAGCATCAGCTTGAAGTCGATTAATGGGTCTAGAATGTTTTTTTGAGATACAAACCGTTTGCGTTCTAAGGAGCACTACAATTTATTGATGGATACCTATAATGTATAAGCTAAAGGGATAGGATGTCTCTGTTGGCAAGAAAGTAACCTCGAAATCAACTCGAACGTTATTCTTCTGGGATTAAGCCAAAATTAGCGATACGCTATAGATGTTAGACACAACATGACTGATTTGTTGTGCCATAGACCAAACTGGTACTGTGCGGTGACAAGGATTGCAATTGGTAGCGAAAGTTATCAAGTCTTCAGGGAACCAAGTCCGTTCATTTGTGGCTACTGAGCATTACTAAAATATCCATCTATACTGGATGGAGGGCGAAGTAGTTAACTATTTGAATATATTGATCGGAGATAGAAATGAGCGATTTAAAAGCAGCAGCTCTACGTGCACTTAAACTTATGGATCTAACTACGCTAAATGACGATGACACTACAGAAAAAGTAGTGGCGCTTTGTCATGACGCGAAGACTGCAGTAGGCAACACCGCTGCAATCTGTATTTACCCTCGCTTTATCCCAGCAGCTAAGAAAGCGTTGCGTGAGCAAGGTACTCCAGAAGTACGCATTGCGACTGTAACTAACTTCCCTCATGGTAATGACGACATCGAAATTGCTGTTGCAGAAACAAAAGCAGCGGTAGCGTACGGCGCAGACGAAGTTGACGTAGTATTCCCATACCGTGCTCTTATTGCTGGCAACGAAGAAGTTGGCTTTGAGCTAGTTAAACAGTGTAAAGCAGCTTGTGGTGACATCACGCTTAAAGTGATCATCGAAACAGGTGAATTGAAAGAAGAAGCACTGATCAAGAAAGCTTCTCAAATCTGTATCGAAGCAGGTGCAGACTTCATCAAAACTTCAACAGGTAAAGTGCCAGTAAACGCGACTCCAGAGTACGCGCGCATGATGCTTGAAGTTATTCGTGACATGGGCGTTGCTAAAACAGTTGGTTTCAAACCAGCTGGTGGCGTACGTACTGCTGAAGATGCAGCACTATACCTAGCAATGGCTGATGAGCTACTAGGCGCTGAGTGGGCAGACAACATGCACTACCGTTTTGGTGCTTCAAGCCTACTAACTAACCTTCTTAATACATTAGAAGTGACAGACCAGACTGCTGATCCAGCAGCATACTAATATCCCAATCGGGTGTAACAAAATTTAGTCTGTTTGATGGAGTGGCGTTAAGTCACTCCACATTACCTCTTTCCCTACAAACCATACTCACTAGAGTTTGGGAGGCACTAATGTATCTACCTCAAGAAATTATTCGCAGAAAACGTGATGGCGAAGTCCTAACAGCGGAAGAAATTAACTTCTTCATTCAAGGTGTCGCTAAAAACACGGTTTCTGAAGGCCAAATTGCAGCATTCGCAATGGCTATCTTCTTTAATGAAATGACAATGCCAGAGCGTATCGCACTAACGTGTGCAATGCGTGATTCAGGCATGGTGATTGACTGGAGCCACATGAACTTTGATGGCCCAATCGTTGATAAACACTCTACTGGTGGTGTTGGTGACGTAACTTCTCTGATGCTTGGCCCTATGGTTGCAGCATGTGGCGGTTTCGTTCCAATGATCTCTGGTCGTGGTTTAGGCCACACTGGCGGTACGCTAGACAAGCTTGAATCTATCCCTGGCTACAACATTACACCAACCAATGATGTGTTCGGTGCAGTAACGAAAGATGCTGGTGTAGCGATCATCGGTCAAACAGGCGATCTAGCTCCTGCTGACAAGCGTGTTTACGCAACTCGTGATATCACAGCAACAGTCGATAACATCTCGCTAATCACGGCTTCAATCCTATCTAAGAAACTGGCTGCTGGCCTTGATTCTCTAGTGATGGATGTAAAAGTAGGTTCAGGCGCATTCATGCCGACTTACGAAGCATCTGAAGAGCTAGCGAAATCTATCGTTGCAGTAGCAAACGGTGCGGGTACGAAAACAACAGCAATCCTAACGGACATGAACCAAGTTCTGGCTTCTTCAGCGGGTAACGCAGTAGAAGTTCGTGAAGCGGTTCAATTCTTAACAGGCGAATACCGTAATCCACGCTTGTTAGAGATCACTCTAGCATCGTGTGCTGAAATGTTGGTGCTGGGTAACCTAGCTAAA
This window contains:
- a CDS encoding bifunctional diguanylate cyclase/phosphodiesterase, whose translation is MPPQQLQHWFTQLTANSPFFFAVLDAQHNYFMVNERYCDIAGLSQTELAGMNDRQTLGEQFYQHLKPYYERAFSGETIEAEVTLNETDLDTSLHFSLSPLTNGNKTDYIVFHAFDTSENQVLVRSLEESEAKFHKLSQLLPDGLLLVESDYILSSNPAAARLLGFNSTTELIGEELGRLFIDEQTKTVFSNNLSSIISESGLVCLTGARCGFERKVQLNIDSTTVLGSNTQLVLIQDAQETAKQYTPANSEDAYIDALTKLYNRVGFTKRLEQFIHNDTQVVMLYLDIDNFKNINDSLGHHIGDKVIKEVASRLKRLLPRKAVIGHLGGDEFGIILPEPEHQRTPEMLAEKIISLINQPFDLHHFSKRLACSIGSVSFPQDGTDARILLQNADTAMYEAKDRGRNRLIKFNEQMNKEARMRLWLEIELQKALQQNGLEVWYQPKVNARDFTINGAEALVRWKHPVEGYISPAAFIPVAERAGLIEQLGRVVMREVFATVKRWKMQGILPGRVAINLSPEQFGNPKLIDYMEKLLRSTELDPSAITFELTESAVMSDSEHTLQMLNAIKKLGFALSIDDFGTGYSSLSYLARFPIDELKIDRAFISDIDTLPKQITVIENIINLGKSLDLTVVAEGVETSEQATLLSNLNCSSIQGFHFYRPQPKQDVEELFAQNRRHKN
- the ubiT gene encoding ubiquinone anaerobic biosynthesis accessory factor UbiT: MINKIRTQLVQNAASILRSPVQLLPKTVQKKALLEALKNVFKEALEDGDFEFLEDKWLKVSIKDMGLSWCISYKNEQLVVADEEVAEDVSFSGNLNDLVLIAGRKEDPDTLFFQRRLSIEGDTELGLEVKNLMDSVDLDLLPTPMKTLLNQLADFVQKGVQSPDTQSEVMNAYSN
- a CDS encoding GNAT family N-acetyltransferase; translation: MLIRTEAPADILVIDRLLKSVFETDAEANLVMSLRENSHLTLSLVACSDEGEVVGHLMFSPITLDGDDHNWQGLAPLAVKEEFRNQDIAKSLVEDAFSTLVDFGYPACVVLGDPAYYSRFGFKAASEFGLSCVWDVPEGAFQAIELVDGAFTGHAGEIAYSPEFNDL
- a CDS encoding DNA polymerase III subunit psi, whose product is MSQTHAQYLQEMGISQWELSHPERLAGYESELTPLSNDCKLLLVSPEKPQEDLAVMFERVLKSIKLDLSQALHLQPQHLSTVDLGSVEWVWFAGCESPQELKAKTLQSPLLSDINGNTQHRRDLWQQICAYD
- the rimI gene encoding ribosomal protein S18-alanine N-acetyltransferase, with the protein product MTNQFLPTSQQHLDAIWQIEQAAHSHPWSENMIRDLDSRGACHHVLEVDGQVVGYFFAQNIVGEVTLLNIAVDPSQQGKGYGKALTEHFLDMCEQADAESAWLEVRESNVNAFNLYEKAGFNEVDRRRNYYPTKQGNEDAIIMSYLFMSFS
- a CDS encoding IS5 family transposase gives rise to the protein MPRTMLTDIRWELLLQVMKSTGRIYDKTEHRMTFEGILYRMRTGIPWRDLPSEFGEWSTVYRRFNLWSKKGILDNLFKSLSNMADFEWVFLDGSIVRAHQHSTGAATESSEQIGKSRGGNSTKIHLAVDSGGLPICFDLSEGQRHDIVHAESLVEQLDEVNTIVCDKGYDSEPFRIFVKERGGETVIAKRNYGQDIDKDSMDWCLYKYRHLVENAFGRIKHYRAISSRYDKLERNYASMLSLAFMLMWLPMYC
- the prfC gene encoding peptide chain release factor 3, giving the protein MSFQQEVSKRRTFAIISHPDAGKTTITEKVLLFGNAIQKAGTVKGRGSNQHAKSDWMEMEKERGISVTTSVMQFPYNDCLVNLLDTPGHEDFSEDTYRTLTAVDSCLMVIDAAKGVEDRTRKLMEVTRLRDTPIVTFMNKLDRDVRDPMEVLDEVESELGMACAPISWPIGCGKEFKGVYHIHRDETILYESGHGHEIQEVRIIKGLDNPELDEAVGADLAESVREELELVIGACPEFDHELFLAGELTPVYFGTALGNFGVDHMLDGLTKWAPAPQTRQANERDVEATEEKFSGFVFKIQANMDPKHRDRIAFMRIVSGTYNQGMKMNHVRTGKSVSISDAVTFMAGDRARAEKAYAGDIIGLHNHGTIQIGDTFTQGESLKFAGIPNFAPELFRRIRLRDPLKQKQLLKGLVQLSEEGAVQVFRPMQNNDLIVGAVGVLQFDVVVARLKAEYNVEAIYEGVNVATARWVECDDAKKLEEFKRKNQSNLALDGGDNLSYIAPTMVNLNLASERFPEVQFRATREH
- a CDS encoding DUF5363 family protein, whose protein sequence is MLGWIKAWVRKYDKWCEELGLMPENKRSCVAYRRDPQGKQTESREDDTANK
- a CDS encoding TatD family hydrolase, with the translated sequence MTQQISDFPLFDTHCHADFEAFEQHIVIDQGTTLDQSIDGYLKEAKQAQVEKLIIPSIGQSNWRKLDEIAQSHPNVYYALGFHPYFLEQANDEQFSELRQLLSSKNSQCVAIGECGLDFFVDVEREKQERFFIQQMELAKAFELPLIIHERKSYNRLIELIKQHKFTLGGVIHGFSGSEQQALAWIKLGFYIGVGGTITYPRAQKTRTTMAKLPLECLVLETDAPDMPLYGNQGNVNHSKYLVTILNELFLLRKEPKQSIAAQIWQNSHRAFGICE
- a CDS encoding NupC/NupG family nucleoside CNT transporter is translated as MSLFMSLVGMVALIAIAVLLSDNRKAINLRTVGGAFAIQFALGAFVLYIPWGRDLLAGFSAGVANVIDYGKDGTGFLFGSLVNFSVDGIGFIFAFQVLPTLIFFSALISVLYYIGVMQIVIKVLGGGLQKALGTSRAESMSAAANIFVGQTEAPLVVRPFVPKMTNSELFAVMCGGLASVAGGVLAGYASMGVPLEYLVAASFMAAPGGLLFAKIIKPETDTPDDNIADEMDGGDDKPANVIDAAAGGASVGLQLALNVGAMLLAFIGLIALINGILGGIGGWFGMENLTLELLLGWIFAPLAFIIGVPWEEATIAGSFIGQKTVVNEFVAYLNFVPYVGENAQVVAATGQVMSEKTQAIIAFALCGFANLSSIAILLGGLGGIAPSRRHDIARMGVKAVIAGTLSNLMAATIAGFFLSF
- the deoC gene encoding deoxyribose-phosphate aldolase; its protein translation is MSDLKAAALRALKLMDLTTLNDDDTTEKVVALCHDAKTAVGNTAAICIYPRFIPAAKKALREQGTPEVRIATVTNFPHGNDDIEIAVAETKAAVAYGADEVDVVFPYRALIAGNEEVGFELVKQCKAACGDITLKVIIETGELKEEALIKKASQICIEAGADFIKTSTGKVPVNATPEYARMMLEVIRDMGVAKTVGFKPAGGVRTAEDAALYLAMADELLGAEWADNMHYRFGASSLLTNLLNTLEVTDQTADPAAY